A section of the Streptomyces sp. V3I8 genome encodes:
- the rplI gene encoding 50S ribosomal protein L9: MKIILTHEVSGLGAAGDVVDVKDGYARNYLIPRNFAIRWTKGGEKDVEQIRRARKIHEIATIEQANEIKARLEGVKVRLAVRSGDAGRLFGSVTPADVASAIKASGGPEVDKRRIELGTPIKTLGAHETSVRLHPEVAAKVNIEVVAA; this comes from the coding sequence ATGAAGATCATCCTCACCCACGAGGTCTCCGGCCTCGGTGCCGCGGGCGACGTCGTCGACGTCAAGGACGGTTACGCTCGCAACTACCTGATCCCGCGGAATTTCGCTATCCGCTGGACCAAGGGCGGCGAGAAGGACGTCGAGCAGATCCGCCGTGCTCGCAAGATCCACGAGATCGCGACGATCGAGCAGGCCAACGAGATCAAGGCGCGCCTCGAGGGCGTCAAGGTCCGCCTGGCCGTCCGCTCCGGCGACGCCGGTCGGCTCTTCGGTTCCGTCACCCCGGCCGACGTCGCTTCGGCGATCAAGGCTTCCGGTGGCCCCGAGGTCGACAAGCGCCGCATCGAGCTGGGCACGCCGATCAAGACGCTGGGCGCCCACGAGACGTCCGTGCGTCTGCACCCCGAGGTGGCCGCCAAGGTCAACATCGAGGTTGTCGCAGCCTGA
- the rpsF gene encoding 30S ribosomal protein S6, with protein MRHYEVMVILDPDLEERAVSPLIENFLSVVREANGKVEKVDTWGRRRLSYEIKKKPEGIYSVIDLQAEPAVVKELDRQMNLNESVLRTKVLRPETH; from the coding sequence ATGCGTCACTACGAAGTGATGGTCATCCTCGACCCCGATCTCGAAGAGCGTGCTGTCTCGCCGCTGATCGAGAACTTCCTCTCCGTCGTCCGTGAGGCGAACGGAAAGGTCGAGAAGGTCGACACCTGGGGCCGTCGTCGTCTCTCGTACGAGATCAAGAAGAAGCCCGAGGGCATCTACTCGGTCATCGACCTGCAGGCCGAGCCTGCGGTCGTGAAGGAGCTCGACCGCCAGATGAACCTGAACGAGTCGGTCCTCCGGACCAAGGTCCTCCGTCCCGAGACCCACTGA
- a CDS encoding alanine racemase: MALTLYVDTARWRAHHKHVVEQFPGLVPVCKGNGYGFGHERLADEATRLGSDMLAVGTTYEAARIKDWFGGDLLVLTPFRRGEEPVPLPDRVIRSVSSVDGVYGLVGARVVIEVMSSMKRHGVSERDLPQLHAAIENVRLEGFAIHLPLDRTDGSDAVEEVIGWMDRLRAARLPLHTMFVSHLKADELHRLQQQFPQTRFRARIGTRLWLGDHDATQYRGAVLDVTPVAKGDRFGYRQQKAASDGWLVVVAGGTSHGVGLEAPKALHGVMPRAKGVARAGLATVNRNLSPFVWGGKQRWFAEPPHMQVSILFVPSDAPEPQVGEELVAHLRHTTTQFDRVVER, from the coding sequence ATGGCGCTCACGCTCTACGTCGACACCGCACGCTGGCGGGCGCACCACAAGCACGTGGTCGAGCAGTTCCCGGGGCTCGTACCCGTCTGCAAGGGGAACGGCTACGGCTTCGGCCACGAGCGGCTCGCCGACGAGGCCACCCGCCTGGGCTCGGACATGCTGGCCGTCGGCACGACCTACGAGGCGGCGCGGATCAAGGACTGGTTCGGCGGCGACCTGCTGGTCCTGACGCCCTTCAGGCGGGGTGAGGAACCCGTGCCGCTGCCCGACCGCGTCATCCGGTCCGTCTCCTCCGTGGACGGGGTCTACGGCCTCGTGGGCGCCCGTGTCGTCATCGAGGTCATGTCCTCCATGAAGCGGCACGGCGTGAGCGAGCGGGACCTGCCCCAACTGCACGCCGCCATAGAGAACGTGCGGCTCGAGGGCTTCGCGATCCACCTGCCCCTGGACCGTACCGACGGCTCGGACGCCGTCGAGGAGGTCATCGGCTGGATGGACCGGCTGCGCGCGGCCCGGCTGCCGCTGCACACCATGTTCGTCAGCCACCTCAAGGCGGACGAGCTCCACCGGCTGCAGCAGCAGTTCCCGCAGACCCGGTTCCGGGCCCGTATCGGCACGCGGCTCTGGCTGGGGGACCACGACGCGACCCAGTACCGCGGAGCCGTCCTGGACGTCACGCCCGTCGCCAAGGGGGACCGTTTCGGCTACCGCCAGCAGAAGGCCGCCTCGGACGGCTGGCTGGTCGTCGTGGCGGGCGGCACGTCGCACGGGGTGGGTCTGGAGGCCCCCAAGGCCCTGCACGGCGTCATGCCGCGCGCCAAGGGGGTGGCCCGGGCCGGCCTCGCCACGGTCAACCGGAACCTCTCGCCGTTCGTCTGGGGCGGCAAACAGCGCTGGTTCGCGGAGCCCCCGCACATGCAGGTCTCGATCCTCTTCGTGCCCTCGGACGCCCCGGAGCCGCAGGTGGGCGAGGAACTGGTGGCCCATCTTCGGCACACCACCACGCAGTTCGACCGCGTCGTCGAGCGCTGA
- a CDS encoding PadR family transcriptional regulator, translating into MSRRSGILEFAVLGLLRESPMHGYELRKRLNTSLGVFRAFSYGTLYPCLKTLVANGWLIEEPGNTPEDALATTLSGRRAKIVYRLTAEGKEHFEDLLSQTGPDAYEDEHFAARFAFFGQTSRDVRMRVLEGRRSRLEERLEKMRASLARTRERLDDYTLELQRHGMESVEREVRWLNELIESERAGRDQRPGPDGSAQHDNTSGESGGLPRPGGTPGPDPSGDTAT; encoded by the coding sequence ATGAGCCGGCGTTCCGGGATCCTCGAGTTCGCCGTCCTCGGCCTTCTCCGCGAGTCCCCGATGCACGGCTATGAGCTGCGCAAACGCCTCAATACGTCACTGGGTGTGTTCCGTGCGTTCAGCTACGGGACGCTCTACCCCTGCCTCAAGACGCTGGTCGCCAACGGCTGGTTGATCGAGGAGCCGGGGAACACCCCCGAGGACGCACTGGCGACGACCCTGTCAGGTCGCCGCGCCAAGATCGTCTACAGGTTGACGGCGGAGGGCAAGGAACATTTCGAGGACCTGCTCTCGCAGACGGGCCCCGACGCGTACGAGGACGAGCACTTCGCCGCTCGTTTCGCGTTTTTCGGCCAGACGTCACGGGACGTACGGATGCGGGTCCTCGAAGGCCGCCGCAGCCGGCTCGAGGAGCGACTGGAGAAGATGCGCGCCTCACTGGCGCGCACCCGGGAGCGCCTCGACGACTACACGCTTGAGCTCCAGCGCCACGGAATGGAGTCCGTGGAGCGCGAAGTGCGCTGGCTGAACGAGCTCATCGAGAGCGAGCGGGCGGGCCGGGACCAACGTCCCGGACCCGACGGCTCCGCTCAGCACGACAACACATCTGGGGAGTCGGGCGGCCTGCCCCGGCCCGGGGGTACCCCCGGGCCGGATCCGTCCGGCGACACTGCCACGTGA
- a CDS encoding single-stranded DNA-binding protein, producing MAGETVITVVGNLVDDPELRFTPSGAAVAKFRVASTPRTFDRQTNEWKDGESLFLTCSVWRQAAENVAESLQRGMRVVVQGRLKQRSYEDREGVKRTVYELDVEEVGASLKNATAKVTKTTGRGGQGGYSGGGGGGGQQGGGWGGGSGGAQQGGGGAPADDPWATSAPASGGNQSGGGGGGWGGNSGSSGGASGAGGSGGGYSDEPPF from the coding sequence ATGGCAGGCGAGACCGTCATCACGGTCGTCGGCAATCTTGTCGACGACCCCGAGCTGCGCTTCACCCCGTCCGGTGCGGCGGTCGCGAAGTTCCGTGTCGCGTCCACTCCCCGCACCTTCGACCGTCAGACCAACGAGTGGAAGGACGGCGAAAGCCTGTTCCTGACCTGCTCGGTCTGGCGTCAGGCGGCGGAGAACGTCGCGGAGTCGCTCCAGCGAGGCATGCGCGTCGTCGTGCAGGGCCGGCTGAAGCAGCGGTCCTACGAAGACCGTGAGGGCGTCAAGCGCACGGTCTACGAGCTGGACGTCGAGGAAGTGGGCGCCAGCCTGAAGAACGCCACGGCCAAGGTCACCAAGACCACCGGCCGGGGTGGCCAGGGCGGTTACAGCGGCGGTGGCGGTGGCGGCGGCCAGCAGGGCGGCGGCTGGGGCGGAGGCTCCGGCGGCGCTCAGCAGGGCGGCGGCGGTGCTCCCGCCGACGACCCCTGGGCGACCAGCGCTCCTGCCAGCGGCGGCAACCAGAGCGGTGGCGGCGGCGGTGGCTGGGGTGGAAACTCCGGCAGCTCCGGCGGTGCCAGCGGTGCCGGCGGCTCCGGCGGCGGCTACTCGGACGAGCCCCCCTTCTAG
- the femX gene encoding peptidoglycan bridge formation glycyltransferase FemX, whose protein sequence is MSLTLRTISREQHLAYIQSLPAASHMQVPAWADVKAEWRSESLGWFDDRSGEIVGAGLVLYRQLPKIKRYLAYLPEGPVINWFAPNLAEWLDPMLAHLKQQGAFSVKMGPPVIIRRWEATSIKRGIQDPDVKRLRDIEADFIEPRAFEVADKLRRMGWQQGEDGGAGFGDVQPRYVYQVPLANRSLEDVHKGFNQLWRRNIKKAEKAGVEVVQGGYQDLEEWQRLYEITALRDHFRPRPLSYFQRMWTALNTEDPNRMRLYFARHEGVNLSAATMLVVGGHVWYSYGASDNIGREVRPSNAMQWRMLRDAYALGATVYDLRGISDSLDETDHLFGLIQFKVGTGGQAAEYLGEWDFPLNKLLHKALDMYMSRR, encoded by the coding sequence ATGAGCCTGACCCTGAGGACCATCAGCCGCGAGCAGCATCTGGCGTACATCCAGAGCCTGCCCGCGGCCAGCCACATGCAGGTCCCCGCCTGGGCGGACGTCAAGGCGGAGTGGCGCTCCGAGAGCCTCGGATGGTTCGACGACAGGTCCGGCGAGATCGTCGGTGCAGGCCTCGTGCTGTACCGCCAGCTGCCCAAGATCAAGCGCTACCTCGCCTACCTGCCCGAGGGCCCGGTCATCAACTGGTTCGCGCCGAATCTGGCCGAGTGGCTGGATCCGATGCTCGCGCACCTCAAGCAGCAGGGCGCCTTCTCCGTGAAGATGGGCCCGCCGGTGATCATCCGGCGCTGGGAGGCCACGTCGATCAAGCGGGGCATCCAGGACCCGGACGTGAAGCGCCTGCGCGACATCGAGGCCGACTTCATCGAGCCGCGCGCCTTCGAGGTGGCCGACAAGCTGCGGCGCATGGGCTGGCAGCAGGGCGAGGACGGCGGGGCGGGCTTCGGCGACGTACAGCCCCGCTACGTCTACCAGGTGCCGCTGGCCAACCGGTCCCTCGAGGATGTCCACAAGGGCTTCAACCAGCTCTGGCGGCGCAACATCAAGAAGGCCGAGAAGGCCGGCGTCGAGGTCGTCCAGGGCGGCTATCAGGATCTCGAGGAGTGGCAGCGCCTCTACGAGATCACGGCTCTGCGCGATCACTTCCGGCCACGCCCGCTCTCGTACTTCCAGCGCATGTGGACGGCTCTCAACACCGAGGACCCCAACCGCATGCGGCTCTACTTCGCGCGGCACGAGGGTGTGAACCTGTCCGCCGCGACAATGCTGGTCGTCGGCGGGCACGTCTGGTACTCCTACGGCGCCTCCGACAACATCGGCCGGGAGGTGCGGCCCTCGAACGCGATGCAGTGGCGCATGCTGCGTGACGCCTACGCGCTCGGTGCGACCGTCTACGACCTGCGCGGCATCTCCGACTCCCTGGACGAGACGGACCACCTCTTCGGTCTGATCCAGTTCAAGGTGGGTACCGGTGGGCAGGCCGCCGAATACCTCGGGGAGTGGGACTTCCCGCTCAACAAACTGCTCCACAAGGCGCTCGACATGTACATGTCGCGCCGCTGA
- a CDS encoding MATE family efflux transporter, producing MTQAPVAPRASRRRHDREIVALAVPAFGALIAEPLFLMADTAIVGHLGTAQLAGLGVASALLATAVSIFVFLAYATTAAVARRVGAGDLQAAVRQGMDGIWLALLLGVAVIVVVLPTAPFLVELFGSSDTAAPYAVTYLRVSALGIPAMLIVLAATGVLRGLQNTRTPLYVAIAGFVANAALNVGLVYGAGLGIAGSAWGTVIAQFGMAAAYLVVVVRGARRHGASLRPDAVGIRACARAGAPLLVRTLSLRAILMIATAVAARLGDADIAAHQIILSLWSLLAFALDAIAIAGQAIIGRYLGAGDTLGAREACRRMVEWGIAVGVVLGGLVIAARPLFLPLFTSDPAVHDIALPALLMVALAQPVCGIVYVLDGVLMGAGDGPYLARAMLLTLAVFAPVALLVPAFGGGLTAVWAAMTLMMTVRMLTLWLRTRSGRWIVTGATR from the coding sequence ATGACACAGGCTCCCGTGGCTCCCAGGGCCTCCCGCCGCAGACACGATCGGGAGATCGTCGCACTGGCCGTTCCGGCGTTCGGCGCGCTCATCGCCGAGCCCCTCTTCCTCATGGCCGACACCGCCATCGTCGGCCATCTCGGCACCGCGCAACTCGCCGGACTCGGAGTCGCTTCCGCCCTCCTCGCCACAGCCGTCAGCATCTTCGTCTTCCTCGCGTACGCCACCACGGCCGCTGTCGCCCGACGGGTCGGCGCGGGAGACCTGCAGGCCGCCGTCCGCCAGGGCATGGACGGGATCTGGCTCGCCCTGCTGCTCGGCGTCGCCGTCATCGTCGTCGTTCTGCCCACCGCGCCTTTCCTGGTGGAGCTCTTCGGCAGCTCGGACACCGCCGCCCCCTACGCCGTCACGTATCTGCGCGTCTCGGCGCTCGGTATCCCCGCGATGCTCATCGTCCTCGCCGCCACCGGAGTTCTGCGCGGTCTGCAGAACACCAGGACGCCTCTCTACGTCGCCATCGCGGGCTTCGTCGCCAACGCCGCCCTGAACGTCGGTCTCGTCTACGGCGCCGGTCTCGGCATCGCCGGTTCCGCCTGGGGCACCGTCATCGCCCAGTTCGGGATGGCCGCGGCGTACCTCGTCGTGGTGGTCCGCGGGGCACGGCGGCACGGCGCTTCCCTGCGCCCCGACGCCGTCGGGATACGCGCATGTGCCCGGGCCGGCGCACCGCTCCTCGTCAGGACCCTCTCGCTGCGCGCGATCCTGATGATCGCGACCGCCGTCGCCGCCCGCCTCGGCGACGCCGACATCGCGGCCCACCAGATCATCCTGTCCCTGTGGAGCCTGCTCGCCTTCGCGCTCGACGCCATCGCCATCGCCGGACAAGCCATCATCGGGCGCTACCTCGGCGCGGGCGACACCCTGGGGGCCCGGGAGGCCTGCCGCCGCATGGTGGAGTGGGGCATCGCTGTCGGCGTCGTGCTGGGCGGGCTGGTGATCGCCGCCCGCCCTCTCTTCCTCCCGCTGTTCACCAGCGACCCGGCCGTCCATGACATAGCGCTGCCCGCGCTGCTCATGGTGGCGCTCGCTCAGCCGGTCTGCGGCATCGTCTACGTCCTGGACGGCGTACTGATGGGGGCGGGAGACGGCCCGTACCTCGCACGGGCCATGCTGCTCACCCTGGCGGTCTTCGCTCCGGTGGCGCTGCTCGTCCCGGCGTTCGGTGGCGGACTCACGGCGGTCTGGGCCGCGATGACCCTCATGATGACCGTGCGCATGCTGACCCTGTGGCTGCGTACCCGCTCGGGCCGCTGGATCGTCACGGGCGCCACGCGCTGA
- a CDS encoding glycosyltransferase family 87 protein, producing MCGMPSAETTRASVHEPDPVPPTREDPVAATGSELFGGPLGRRALLGTSWWTPVRVVALVAIGMFALGMVQKLPCYDGAWFFGASSQYTHACYSDIPHLYQGRGFADGLVPYFDKLEGDMEYLEYPVLTGVFMEVASWLTPGGGSIQDQEQAYWMVNAGMLMACAAVIAVCVSRTHRRRPWDGLLVALAPAYALTATINWDLLAVALTAAAMLMWSRSRPLAFGVLLGLATAAKLYPVLLLGPLLVLCWRAGRWRAFGTALLGAAGSWLVVNLPVMLLAPEGWSKFYTFSQERGVDFGSFWLILSQRTEEPLVTDTVNTWATLLMLLACAGVAALTLTAPRRPRFAQLAFLIVAAFILTNKVYSPQYVLWLVPLAVLARPKWRDFLIWQACEVAYFLGIWMYLAYTTSGDAHKGLPQEGYQLVITVHLLGTLYLCAVIVRDVLLPERDVVRRSGDDDPSGGVLDGAQDVFVLGPAARPPRQEADSEGPYVEWGSDGEAGRKSSSL from the coding sequence ATGTGCGGCATGCCCAGTGCAGAGACGACGCGCGCGAGCGTGCACGAGCCGGATCCGGTGCCGCCGACCAGGGAGGACCCGGTCGCGGCGACCGGCAGTGAACTGTTCGGAGGTCCCCTCGGGCGGCGTGCGCTGCTCGGGACGTCCTGGTGGACCCCGGTGCGGGTCGTCGCGCTCGTCGCGATCGGCATGTTCGCCCTCGGCATGGTGCAGAAGCTGCCCTGCTACGACGGCGCCTGGTTCTTCGGGGCCAGCTCCCAGTACACGCACGCCTGCTACTCGGACATCCCGCACCTCTACCAGGGGCGGGGCTTCGCCGACGGGCTCGTGCCGTACTTCGACAAGCTCGAAGGCGACATGGAGTACCTCGAGTACCCGGTGCTGACCGGCGTGTTCATGGAGGTCGCCTCCTGGCTCACGCCGGGCGGCGGCAGCATCCAGGACCAGGAGCAGGCCTACTGGATGGTCAACGCCGGGATGCTGATGGCCTGCGCGGCCGTCATCGCTGTCTGTGTGAGCCGCACCCACCGGCGGCGCCCCTGGGACGGCCTGCTGGTCGCCCTGGCACCCGCCTACGCGCTGACCGCCACCATCAACTGGGACCTCCTGGCGGTCGCTCTGACGGCCGCGGCGATGCTGATGTGGTCCCGGAGCCGTCCCCTCGCCTTCGGGGTCCTCCTGGGGCTCGCCACGGCCGCCAAGCTCTATCCCGTGCTGCTGCTGGGGCCCCTGCTCGTGCTGTGCTGGCGGGCGGGCCGGTGGCGCGCGTTCGGCACGGCCCTGCTCGGCGCCGCCGGCTCCTGGCTGGTCGTGAACCTTCCGGTCATGCTGCTGGCACCCGAGGGCTGGTCGAAGTTCTACACGTTCAGTCAGGAACGCGGCGTGGACTTCGGCTCCTTCTGGCTGATCCTCTCGCAGCGCACGGAGGAACCGCTCGTCACCGACACCGTCAACACGTGGGCCACGCTGCTGATGCTGCTCGCCTGCGCGGGCGTCGCGGCGCTCACGCTGACCGCCCCGCGCAGGCCCCGCTTCGCCCAGCTGGCGTTCCTGATCGTCGCGGCCTTCATCCTCACCAACAAGGTCTATTCGCCGCAGTACGTACTGTGGCTCGTTCCGCTCGCCGTGCTGGCCCGCCCGAAGTGGCGCGACTTCCTGATCTGGCAGGCGTGCGAGGTCGCGTACTTCCTCGGGATCTGGATGTACCTCGCCTACACGACCAGTGGCGACGCCCACAAGGGACTGCCCCAGGAGGGGTACCAGCTGGTCATCACGGTCCACCTGCTGGGGACGCTGTACCTGTGCGCCGTGATCGTGCGCGACGTCCTCCTGCCGGAACGGGACGTGGTGCGCCGCTCGGGCGACGACGACCCCTCGGGGGGTGTGCTGGACGGCGCGCAGGACGTCTTCGTCCTGGGCCCCGCCGCCCGCCCGCCGCGCCAGGAGGCGGACTCCGAGGGCCCGTACGTGGAGTGGGGCAGCGACGGCGAAGCGGGGAGGAAATCGAGTTCGCTCTGA
- a CDS encoding transglycosylase domain-containing protein, producing MSEHRRKPSQPQGGGRAAARRGQTGSSSGRRAAPRGETESPSDSYDSGGEERPFGSRAEARRASQRSTNGGGRRRTADGAGSGGRGGGGRGGPGGPTGPGRGRGRGSVPPKKQIIDYPRAGRYGAARWVPSWKLVTGLFIGFFGSMMAVAGVAYALVGLPDVAKTAEAQNNVYYWADNTQMVATGGETNRQIIDYSQIPKAMRYAVISAENKSFENDRGVDPMGIGRALFNMAKGGQTQGGSTITQQYVKNAMLEDQSQTISRKFKELFVSIKVGAKVDKDDIMAGYLNSAYYGRGAYGIQAAARTYFDSAAKDLNPSQCAFLASVLKGATYYDPAGAESIDPAATPAANRARAENRWGWILDEMVKDGHLEQSVRAKYTKFPKLQSPRSNAQLSGQVGYLVDLAKAYIVNNSEKTGITEKQLREGGYEIHTTFDKNKVKQLEAAVKKVRKENIKDKARPKTDTHVQFGGASIDPDTGAIKAIYGGEDATKHFTNNADQTGAQVGSTFKPFVLAAAMKWGVLDPDLAPGQAQDERKKVSPKSIYSGKNKLKIEKYDGTVWQDKDGGEWLQRNDGDESYNPPSFRIDLREAMRVSSNSAYVQLGMDVGLDKVRESAMDAGILEDSLASASVPSFSIGTSDPSAIRMAGAYGTFAASGKQNDPYSVDEITDKDGTVFQHKNVAKAKEAFVPAVADNVTDVLKTVVDEGTGTAAKLTNRPVAGKTGTTDGNKSAWFVGYTPQLSTAISMYRLDDDESNKKREFLEMFGTGGQEKIHGASFPAEIWHDYMEQALKGTKVEQFPTPEPIGEVVDDVPTPTPTPTPTVTEEEEEETEKPSPTPTKSEPSPSATPTETCGNFDFDCEETGGTENGGTETGGTDGGVSASPTESEEEGNSRGNSNGGLFGGSTG from the coding sequence ATGAGCGAGCACCGTCGCAAACCGTCACAGCCGCAGGGTGGCGGACGTGCCGCTGCCCGACGCGGCCAGACCGGCTCGTCCTCCGGCCGCCGTGCGGCACCGCGGGGCGAAACCGAATCTCCTTCCGATTCCTACGACTCGGGGGGTGAGGAACGCCCGTTCGGCAGCCGCGCCGAAGCCCGGCGGGCGTCACAGAGGAGCACCAACGGCGGCGGTCGACGCAGAACGGCCGACGGCGCGGGATCCGGCGGGCGCGGCGGCGGTGGCCGGGGTGGCCCCGGCGGGCCCACCGGCCCCGGCCGGGGCCGCGGACGCGGTTCCGTACCGCCGAAGAAGCAGATCATCGACTACCCGCGCGCGGGCAGGTACGGGGCGGCCCGCTGGGTGCCGTCCTGGAAGCTCGTGACGGGACTGTTCATCGGCTTCTTCGGCAGCATGATGGCGGTCGCGGGCGTCGCGTACGCGCTGGTGGGCCTGCCGGACGTGGCCAAGACGGCGGAGGCGCAGAACAACGTCTACTACTGGGCCGACAATACGCAGATGGTCGCCACCGGTGGTGAGACGAACCGGCAGATCATCGACTACTCCCAGATTCCCAAGGCGATGCGCTACGCGGTCATCTCGGCCGAGAACAAGTCGTTCGAGAACGACCGGGGCGTCGACCCCATGGGCATCGGCCGGGCCCTGTTCAACATGGCCAAGGGCGGCCAGACCCAGGGCGGCTCCACGATCACCCAGCAGTACGTGAAGAACGCCATGCTGGAGGACCAGTCGCAGACGATCTCCCGCAAGTTCAAGGAGCTCTTCGTCTCCATCAAGGTCGGTGCCAAGGTCGACAAGGACGACATCATGGCCGGCTACCTGAACTCGGCCTACTACGGCCGCGGGGCCTACGGCATCCAGGCCGCCGCGCGGACGTACTTCGACAGCGCCGCCAAAGATCTGAACCCGAGCCAGTGCGCCTTCCTCGCGTCGGTGCTCAAGGGAGCCACGTACTACGACCCGGCGGGCGCGGAGTCCATCGACCCGGCCGCCACTCCCGCCGCCAACCGTGCGCGCGCGGAGAACCGGTGGGGCTGGATCCTCGACGAGATGGTCAAGGACGGGCACCTGGAGCAGTCGGTGCGCGCCAAGTACACGAAGTTCCCCAAGCTCCAGAGCCCCCGGTCGAACGCCCAGCTGAGCGGCCAGGTCGGTTACCTGGTCGACCTCGCCAAGGCGTACATCGTCAACAACAGCGAGAAGACCGGGATCACCGAGAAGCAGCTCCGCGAGGGCGGCTACGAGATCCACACGACCTTCGACAAGAACAAGGTCAAGCAGCTCGAAGCCGCGGTGAAGAAGGTCCGCAAGGAGAACATCAAGGACAAGGCCCGGCCCAAGACGGACACCCACGTCCAGTTCGGCGGGGCCTCCATCGATCCGGACACCGGCGCCATCAAGGCCATCTACGGCGGCGAGGACGCGACCAAGCACTTCACCAACAACGCCGACCAGACCGGTGCCCAGGTCGGTTCGACCTTCAAGCCGTTCGTCCTCGCGGCCGCCATGAAGTGGGGCGTCCTCGATCCCGACCTGGCGCCGGGCCAGGCCCAGGACGAGAGGAAGAAGGTCTCGCCCAAGAGCATCTACAGCGGCAAGAACAAGCTCAAGATCGAGAAATACGACGGGACCGTCTGGCAGGACAAGGACGGCGGCGAGTGGCTGCAGCGCAACGACGGTGACGAGTCGTACAACCCGCCCAGCTTCCGGATCGACCTCCGTGAGGCGATGAGGGTCTCCTCGAACTCCGCGTACGTGCAGCTCGGCATGGACGTGGGCCTCGACAAGGTCCGGGAGTCCGCCATGGACGCCGGCATCCTGGAGGACAGCCTGGCCAGTGCCAGCGTGCCGTCCTTCTCCATCGGCACCTCCGACCCGAGCGCGATCCGCATGGCCGGCGCCTACGGCACCTTCGCGGCGAGCGGCAAGCAGAACGATCCGTACTCGGTCGACGAGATCACCGACAAGGACGGCACGGTCTTCCAGCACAAGAACGTGGCCAAGGCGAAGGAGGCCTTCGTCCCGGCCGTCGCCGACAACGTCACCGACGTCCTCAAGACCGTCGTCGACGAGGGCACCGGTACCGCGGCGAAGCTGACCAACCGGCCGGTGGCGGGCAAGACCGGTACGACCGACGGCAACAAGTCCGCCTGGTTCGTCGGGTACACCCCGCAGCTCTCGACCGCGATCTCCATGTACCGCCTGGACGACGACGAGTCCAACAAGAAGCGCGAGTTCCTGGAGATGTTCGGAACCGGTGGCCAGGAGAAGATCCACGGCGCCTCGTTCCCGGCCGAGATCTGGCACGACTACATGGAGCAGGCGCTCAAGGGCACGAAAGTCGAGCAGTTCCCGACGCCCGAGCCCATCGGCGAGGTCGTCGACGACGTCCCGACCCCGACCCCGACCCCCACGCCCACCGTGACGGAGGAAGAGGAGGAGGAGACGGAGAAGCCGAGTCCCACGCCGACGAAGAGCGAGCCGTCTCCCAGCGCCACCCCGACCGAGACCTGCGGCAACTTCGACTTCGACTGCGAGGAGACCGGCGGTACGGAGAACGGCGGCACGGAGACCGGAGGCACGGACGGCGGGGTGAGTGCCTCACCCACGGAATCCGAGGAGGAGGGCAACAGCAGGGGCAACAGCAACGGCGGCCTCTTCGGAGGCTCCACGGGCTAG
- the rpsR gene encoding 30S ribosomal protein S18, translating to MAKPPVRKPKKKVCAFCKDKVTYVDYKDTNMLRKFISDRGKIRARRVTGNCTQHQRDVATAVKNSREMALLPYTSTAR from the coding sequence ATGGCGAAGCCGCCTGTGCGCAAGCCGAAGAAGAAGGTCTGCGCTTTCTGCAAGGACAAGGTCACGTACGTGGACTACAAGGACACGAACATGCTGCGGAAGTTCATTTCCGACCGCGGCAAGATCCGTGCCCGCCGCGTGACCGGCAACTGCACGCAGCACCAGCGTGACGTCGCCACGGCCGTGAAGAACAGCCGTGAGATGGCGCTGCTGCCCTACACCTCCACCGCGCGATAA